From one Vanacampus margaritifer isolate UIUO_Vmar chromosome 12, RoL_Vmar_1.0, whole genome shotgun sequence genomic stretch:
- the LOC144061405 gene encoding lymphoid-specific helicase-like isoform X1 produces MSGVKQEPRSVSPHCPKPDESEEPLGTAMETGAAKDASVKTENMASELIVTKEMEEVEQHLMAEGEKKEKEMMDKAQQSLNRESHEIRFKRLQHLLQKSNIYSKFLLTKMEQQQNEEKIKMEKLEKKAKKGANSTGPGKGRCLFIYWGGMAQCLSGCLPPMRLWV; encoded by the exons ATGAGCGG TGTTAAACAAGAACCTCGAAGTGTTTCCCCTCATTGCCCCAAACCGGATGAGTCTGAGGAGCCACTGGGAACAGCAATGGAGACAGGAGCTGCTAAGG ATGCCAGCGTGAAAACTGAGAATATGGCTTCTGAACTAATTGTCACTAAAGAAATGGAGGAGGTGGAGCAACATCTGATGGCAGAAGGCGAAAAGAAAGAGAAGGAAATGATGGACAAG GCTCAGCAGTCGTTGAACAGAGAGAGTCATGAAATCCGGTTCAAAAGACTGCAACATTTGCTCCAGAAGAGCAACATCTACTCCAAATTTCTGCTGACCAAAATGGAGCAACAACAGAATGAG GAGAAAATCAAGATGGAAAAGCTTGAAAAGAAGGCCAAGAAA GGTGCCAACAGCACTGGGCCTGGAAAAGGTaggtgcttatttatttattggggcggcatggctcagtgtttgagtggttgtctcccacccatgaggttgtgggtttga
- the LOC144061405 gene encoding lymphoid-specific helicase-like isoform X2 — translation METGAAKDASVKTENMASELIVTKEMEEVEQHLMAEGEKKEKEMMDKAQQSLNRESHEIRFKRLQHLLQKSNIYSKFLLTKMEQQQNEEKIKMEKLEKKAKKGANSTGPGKGRCLFIYWGGMAQCLSGCLPPMRLWV, via the exons ATGGAGACAGGAGCTGCTAAGG ATGCCAGCGTGAAAACTGAGAATATGGCTTCTGAACTAATTGTCACTAAAGAAATGGAGGAGGTGGAGCAACATCTGATGGCAGAAGGCGAAAAGAAAGAGAAGGAAATGATGGACAAG GCTCAGCAGTCGTTGAACAGAGAGAGTCATGAAATCCGGTTCAAAAGACTGCAACATTTGCTCCAGAAGAGCAACATCTACTCCAAATTTCTGCTGACCAAAATGGAGCAACAACAGAATGAG GAGAAAATCAAGATGGAAAAGCTTGAAAAGAAGGCCAAGAAA GGTGCCAACAGCACTGGGCCTGGAAAAGGTaggtgcttatttatttattggggcggcatggctcagtgtttgagtggttgtctcccacccatgaggttgtgggtttga